In a genomic window of Leptospira brenneri:
- a CDS encoding tyrosine-type recombinase/integrase, producing MKKATIGTELGLYIDAFRKELNQVFPIKVPRTRVSEADLVTLSEIQRISKFGTARQKAISLFLYTTGARAGDLVSIKLKDCRPLDNNLMEIKLLGKNEKKRNIVIPISLFQQIRQTFCGYIYLFETVNKIQYKPHAIWKIVSIIGKKYLGRDIYPHLFRHTFITDMIRSGNDIGAVAEFAGNTAEVIARTYLHSSLDRSAITRRFDKICA from the coding sequence ATGAAAAAGGCAACGATCGGGACTGAGTTAGGTTTGTACATCGATGCCTTTCGGAAAGAGTTAAATCAAGTCTTCCCTATCAAAGTTCCACGAACTAGAGTTAGTGAAGCGGATTTAGTTACTCTCTCAGAGATTCAGAGGATCAGCAAATTTGGAACTGCTCGCCAAAAAGCAATCTCGCTTTTCCTTTATACAACTGGTGCCAGAGCCGGGGACTTAGTAAGTATCAAACTAAAGGACTGTCGTCCATTAGATAACAACCTAATGGAAATTAAGCTATTAGGAAAAAACGAAAAGAAAAGAAATATTGTTATTCCGATTTCCCTCTTTCAGCAAATCAGACAAACCTTCTGTGGTTATATTTACTTATTCGAAACTGTAAATAAAATTCAGTATAAACCGCACGCAATTTGGAAAATCGTTTCAATCATTGGTAAAAAATATCTTGGAAGAGATATTTACCCTCACCTGTTTCGACACACCTTCATAACAGATATGATTCGCTCTGGAAATGATATAGGAGCCGTTGCCGAGTTCGCAGGGAACACTGCTGAGGTAATAGCGAGAACTTACCTTCACTCATCGTTAGATCGTTCTGCAATTACGAGACGTTTCGATAAAATTTGCGCATGA
- the recA gene encoding recombinase RecA, which yields MKKEKADKAQEKETDQRKQAIDAALGQIEKQFGKGSIMRLGADTRMSEMSVVSTGSLDLDIALGIGGFPSGRIVEIYGPESSGKTTLTLSAIAETQKKGGIAAFIDAEHALDPSYAKKLGVNVDDLLVAQPDNGEEALEICESLVRSNAIDLIVIDSVAALVPKAEIEGDMGDSHMGLQARLMSQALRKLTGTIAKSNTTVIFINQIRMKIGVMFGSPETTTGGNALKFYASIRLDIRRIETLKEKEEPVGNRVRVKVVKNKCAPPFRQAEFDIMYANGINRESSLIDLAVRHDLVAKAGSWYSYGGEKIGQGKEQVKNFFLENPDIAFKIENQVRDLNSLPLMDQSKIQTREVKSIERDPKETKETKSKQPVSFSTEAEGEVAVGE from the coding sequence ATGAAAAAAGAGAAAGCTGACAAGGCTCAAGAGAAAGAAACCGACCAAAGAAAACAGGCCATTGACGCTGCCCTAGGCCAAATTGAAAAACAATTCGGTAAGGGTTCCATCATGAGGCTCGGTGCTGATACACGTATGTCAGAGATGAGCGTGGTATCCACAGGTTCTTTGGACTTAGACATCGCCTTGGGGATTGGCGGGTTTCCTTCTGGTAGGATTGTAGAGATCTACGGACCAGAGTCTTCTGGAAAAACAACACTCACTCTTTCTGCCATTGCGGAGACGCAAAAAAAAGGAGGCATTGCCGCCTTCATCGATGCAGAACACGCTCTCGATCCATCTTATGCTAAAAAACTAGGGGTCAATGTAGACGACTTACTGGTTGCCCAACCAGACAACGGGGAAGAAGCATTGGAAATTTGTGAGTCCCTCGTTCGCTCCAATGCAATTGACCTGATCGTCATCGACTCTGTGGCTGCTCTCGTTCCGAAAGCAGAGATCGAGGGAGATATGGGAGATTCACATATGGGACTCCAAGCTCGACTCATGTCCCAAGCCCTTCGTAAACTCACAGGAACCATTGCAAAATCCAATACAACTGTCATCTTTATCAACCAAATTCGTATGAAAATTGGTGTGATGTTTGGAAGTCCAGAAACCACTACAGGTGGTAACGCCTTAAAGTTCTATGCTTCTATCCGGTTGGACATCCGTCGTATTGAAACACTAAAAGAAAAAGAAGAACCTGTTGGTAACCGCGTTCGCGTGAAGGTTGTGAAAAACAAATGTGCTCCTCCTTTCCGACAAGCGGAGTTTGACATCATGTATGCGAACGGAATCAACAGAGAAAGTTCTCTTATTGATCTCGCAGTTCGCCATGACCTCGTTGCAAAAGCAGGTTCTTGGTATTCTTACGGTGGAGAGAAGATTGGACAAGGGAAGGAACAAGTCAAAAACTTCTTTCTCGAAAATCCAGACATAGCATTTAAAATTGAAAACCAAGTTCGGGATCTCAATAGCCTTCCACTCATGGACCAATCCAAAATCCAAACCAGAGAAGTGAAATCCATTGAAAGGGACCCAAAGGAAACTAAAGAAACAAAATCAAAACAACCAGTTAGTTTCTCTACCGAAGCAGAAGGAGAAGTTGCTGTCGGAGAATAA
- a CDS encoding ATP-dependent Clp protease ATP-binding subunit: MKQYDSNVQGALDIAQTEAMRRQNTEITPYHLVWGFMTLPTSVSGKALIKYKSTVDEFLKKQARASGEIPFESLRTSPKLAQWFTMASSRAAENGREELKEADFLKFLPQILPELKINYEDLQVKETDEEVPNFLVNLNDLAKEGKLDPVIGRSKEIRSVMEILGRRSKNNPVLVGSAGVGKTAIVEGLAEQIVKGRVPDVLKGKTIYSLDMGQLMAGTKYRGEFEEKLTALLRYIKGQSGEAILFIDEIHQLVGAGKTDGAMDAANLLKPALARGELHCIGATTQDEFQKYILGDQALERRFRAVPVNEPSKEDAIEILMGIRDKHEIHHGIKISDEAIYASVLLSDQYITDKFLPDKAIDLVDEAASALKLSAEAMPTELVELESEIRSKKIFAQVEKKNEEILKEIESLEKKFESGKLVWEKEVNSLKQIASIKNKIDRVKFDLDAAQQRADYTEASRLKYAVLPELEKELNNFQNSWVLERNHIAAVISRQTGIPSEKILKTKQDNLLHLEEDLNSVVYGQKESIREIADTLLTSYAGISSESRPLGSFLLKGPTGVGKTETAKAIAKFLFDQETNLVRLDLSEYSEKHSVAKLIGAPAGYIGYDEGGILTEAIRRKPYSVVLFDEVEKAHPDFSDILLQILDDGRLTDNKGRTINFKNTILILTTNSKNIEADFKPEVLGRLDAVLTYHSLDSSIMEKLIEKQLRQLNERLKVKGIAIELSESTEHILREQGFDPKFGARPLASVFNRVVNRPLAKEILSGSMAEGKYRADWDGEGLRFVLIPEFAGTKP; the protein is encoded by the coding sequence ATGAAACAATATGATTCCAACGTCCAGGGAGCCTTGGACATCGCGCAGACAGAAGCTATGAGGAGACAAAACACAGAAATCACTCCTTATCATTTGGTTTGGGGATTTATGACCCTTCCCACTTCGGTTTCTGGAAAAGCACTGATAAAGTATAAATCTACAGTGGATGAATTTTTAAAAAAACAGGCAAGGGCTTCAGGGGAGATTCCTTTTGAATCTTTAAGAACCTCACCGAAACTCGCGCAGTGGTTTACGATGGCCTCTTCGCGAGCTGCTGAGAATGGTAGGGAGGAGTTAAAGGAAGCTGACTTTCTAAAATTTTTACCTCAGATTCTGCCTGAACTCAAAATCAATTACGAAGATTTACAAGTGAAAGAAACGGATGAAGAGGTCCCCAACTTTCTAGTGAATTTGAATGATTTAGCAAAAGAAGGGAAATTGGACCCTGTCATCGGAAGGAGTAAGGAAATTCGATCGGTGATGGAAATTTTGGGAAGAAGATCCAAAAACAATCCAGTGTTAGTTGGTAGTGCTGGTGTAGGAAAAACTGCAATTGTGGAAGGTCTTGCTGAACAAATTGTGAAAGGACGAGTTCCCGATGTATTAAAAGGAAAAACAATTTATTCTTTAGATATGGGACAACTGATGGCAGGAACTAAGTATCGTGGCGAGTTTGAAGAAAAACTAACAGCATTACTTCGATACATTAAAGGTCAGTCTGGAGAGGCCATTCTTTTTATCGATGAAATTCATCAACTTGTTGGTGCAGGAAAAACAGATGGTGCCATGGATGCGGCAAATCTATTGAAACCTGCACTCGCGCGGGGCGAATTACACTGTATAGGTGCAACCACTCAAGATGAATTTCAAAAATACATTTTAGGTGACCAAGCATTGGAAAGAAGATTTCGTGCTGTTCCTGTAAATGAACCAAGTAAAGAGGATGCTATCGAAATTCTTATGGGAATTCGAGATAAACATGAAATTCACCATGGGATTAAGATTTCTGATGAAGCGATTTATGCCTCGGTACTATTGTCGGATCAGTACATCACTGATAAGTTTTTACCGGACAAAGCGATTGATCTCGTGGATGAAGCTGCGTCTGCGTTAAAACTTTCAGCGGAAGCAATGCCAACGGAACTTGTGGAATTAGAAAGTGAGATTCGTTCTAAAAAAATCTTTGCCCAAGTAGAAAAGAAAAACGAAGAGATCTTAAAGGAAATTGAAAGTTTAGAAAAAAAATTCGAATCAGGAAAACTTGTTTGGGAAAAAGAAGTTAATTCTTTGAAACAAATTGCTTCGATCAAAAACAAAATTGATCGAGTGAAGTTTGATTTGGATGCCGCCCAACAAAGAGCTGATTATACGGAAGCTTCTCGTTTAAAATATGCGGTTCTTCCTGAATTGGAAAAAGAGTTAAATAATTTTCAAAATAGTTGGGTTCTGGAAAGGAATCATATCGCAGCCGTTATTTCTAGACAAACAGGAATTCCATCGGAAAAAATTCTGAAAACCAAACAGGATAATTTACTTCATTTAGAAGAAGATTTAAATTCTGTTGTATATGGTCAGAAAGAATCCATTCGAGAAATAGCAGATACTCTCCTCACTTCCTATGCAGGGATATCTTCTGAATCTAGGCCTCTTGGTTCCTTTTTGTTAAAAGGGCCTACTGGTGTAGGAAAAACAGAAACGGCTAAAGCGATTGCTAAATTTCTATTTGATCAAGAAACAAATTTAGTTCGTTTGGATCTTAGTGAATACTCAGAAAAACATTCTGTGGCTAAACTAATAGGAGCACCCGCAGGTTATATTGGTTATGATGAAGGTGGAATTTTAACAGAAGCGATCCGTAGAAAACCATATTCAGTGGTTCTTTTTGATGAAGTGGAAAAGGCACATCCTGATTTTTCGGATATCTTACTTCAGATTTTAGATGATGGTAGATTAACGGATAATAAAGGTAGGACAATTAATTTTAAGAATACAATTTTGATTCTGACTACTAATTCTAAAAATATTGAAGCCGATTTTAAACCGGAAGTTTTGGGTCGTTTGGATGCAGTTCTTACCTATCATTCCTTGGATTCATCGATTATGGAAAAACTAATCGAAAAACAACTTCGCCAGTTGAATGAAAGGTTAAAGGTAAAAGGAATTGCGATCGAACTTTCTGAAAGTACAGAACACATCTTACGAGAACAAGGATTTGATCCAAAATTTGGAGCAAGACCACTCGCCAGTGTATTCAATCGTGTCGTCAATCGGCCTTTGGCCAAAGAAATCCTTTCAGGTTCAATGGCTGAGGGCAAATACAGAGCAGATTGGGATGGGGAAGGGTTACGGTTTGTTTTAATTCCTGAATTTGCCGGAACTAAACCATAA
- a CDS encoding VapE domain-containing protein, which translates to MSEQIENQIKKELQKIVPAIYYDRIFKDMRLVKLNESKVVFGFSGSGAVTAKKHVESKYMDSLSLAVSNSIGKRAVELIVDEKVDTTKKQKNSDQIDIDGEVHKLENYLKKNVSLRFNEISQSLEHKPANAKNYIQWSDRDFNDLWIFVKKQKEFKYASKDNLLSLLSSSVIPSFHPIKDYFENLEKWDKKTDWIGKVCSCVKVSNELDFRSYFEKWCIRAVYSIYSDGEFVNEHCLTIQSNQGWYKSTFINGLIPKELRPYYNSRIPTDFKSKDASVAASKIFVWLFDEIDKITNKKEAAEVRDFFSMKGSFERAAYGRNAQHFKRISSFIAACNKVEFLVDDTGNRRYIIFSLLKPIEIDKFQKIPIEKFWSQVFHLYKATRWNQIHWNSSEQKQIQENNLQYEYSNNEYEVILKYFRPISLEEFDEKNKSHAKLSATDIYLFIHEKHPTFKLDTRWIGRGLSKMGFIRTKIDKNHRVFLVKKVGDKETSETLFSKKQ; encoded by the coding sequence ATGTCTGAGCAAATAGAAAATCAAATTAAAAAAGAATTACAGAAAATAGTCCCTGCTATTTACTACGATAGAATTTTTAAAGATATGCGTTTAGTAAAACTAAACGAAAGTAAGGTGGTTTTTGGCTTTTCTGGATCGGGAGCAGTAACAGCAAAGAAACACGTTGAGAGCAAGTATATGGATAGCCTAAGTCTTGCAGTATCGAATTCAATTGGGAAGAGAGCCGTTGAACTAATTGTAGATGAAAAAGTTGATACTACGAAAAAGCAAAAGAATTCAGACCAAATCGACATCGATGGAGAGGTTCACAAGCTAGAGAACTATTTGAAAAAGAATGTTAGTTTGCGATTTAATGAAATCTCTCAATCATTGGAACACAAGCCAGCTAACGCTAAGAATTATATTCAGTGGAGTGATCGAGATTTTAACGATCTATGGATTTTTGTAAAAAAACAAAAAGAGTTTAAATATGCTTCTAAAGATAATCTCCTTTCACTTCTCAGTTCTTCTGTAATTCCTTCATTCCACCCGATCAAAGATTATTTCGAAAATCTTGAGAAATGGGACAAGAAGACAGATTGGATTGGGAAAGTTTGTTCCTGTGTAAAAGTATCGAATGAGTTAGATTTTAGAAGCTACTTCGAAAAGTGGTGCATTCGTGCAGTCTATTCAATTTATAGTGATGGCGAGTTTGTCAATGAACACTGCTTAACAATTCAATCAAACCAGGGGTGGTATAAAAGTACTTTTATAAATGGATTAATTCCTAAAGAACTTAGACCTTACTACAACTCACGAATTCCCACGGATTTCAAAAGTAAAGACGCTTCTGTTGCCGCTTCCAAAATCTTTGTTTGGTTATTTGACGAAATTGATAAAATCACGAACAAGAAAGAAGCTGCTGAAGTAAGAGACTTCTTTTCTATGAAAGGATCTTTTGAGAGAGCCGCTTATGGAAGGAACGCACAGCATTTTAAGAGGATTTCTAGTTTTATTGCCGCTTGTAATAAAGTTGAGTTCTTAGTTGATGATACCGGAAACAGACGATACATTATCTTTTCTTTATTAAAGCCAATTGAGATAGACAAGTTTCAGAAAATACCAATAGAAAAGTTTTGGTCTCAAGTCTTCCATTTATATAAAGCAACTCGTTGGAATCAAATCCATTGGAACAGTAGCGAGCAAAAGCAAATCCAAGAGAACAACCTTCAGTATGAATACTCAAATAACGAGTATGAGGTGATTTTAAAGTATTTTAGACCTATTTCGCTTGAAGAGTTTGATGAAAAAAACAAAAGTCACGCAAAGCTAAGTGCAACGGACATTTATCTCTTTATTCACGAAAAACATCCAACATTTAAGCTAGATACCAGGTGGATTGGAAGAGGTTTATCTAAGATGGGCTTCATAAGAACAAAAATTGATAAAAACCATCGAGTCTTTTTGGTAAAGAAGGTAGGAGACAAAGAGACATCAGAGACATTATTTTCCAAAAAACAATAA
- a CDS encoding aldo/keto reductase, producing the protein MSNLEITSILKSNQSVSVPQLGLGVWKARPKECLEAVKSALSFGYRHIDTAAIYGNEAEVGSAIQESGLNRSEIFLVTKLWNADQGYESTLRAIDVSLKKLGTDYVDMYLIHFPVSGKRNESWKALEKIKSEGKAKSIGVSNFMVSHLKELLKETGTVPAMNQVEYHPFLQDTELKEYCQKNGILLEAYSPLAHGQKLEDSRLTKIANRYHKSNAQILIRWSLQAGNVVIPKSINPTRIKENADVFDFVLSENDMKEISSWNENFRTCWDPTTVE; encoded by the coding sequence ATGTCAAATTTAGAAATCACATCTATCTTAAAATCCAATCAATCCGTGTCGGTTCCACAGTTGGGACTTGGTGTATGGAAGGCTCGTCCCAAGGAATGTTTGGAAGCTGTAAAATCAGCTCTTTCTTTCGGATATCGGCATATTGATACCGCTGCCATTTATGGGAATGAAGCAGAAGTTGGTTCCGCAATCCAAGAAAGTGGTTTGAATCGAAGTGAAATTTTTCTTGTAACCAAACTTTGGAATGCCGACCAAGGTTATGAATCCACCTTACGTGCGATAGATGTTTCCCTTAAGAAATTAGGAACCGATTATGTTGATATGTATTTGATTCACTTCCCTGTTTCTGGTAAAAGAAATGAATCTTGGAAAGCTTTGGAAAAAATTAAATCAGAGGGAAAAGCAAAATCAATCGGTGTTAGTAATTTTATGGTGAGTCACCTAAAGGAACTTTTAAAAGAAACAGGGACCGTCCCTGCAATGAATCAAGTGGAGTATCATCCATTTTTGCAGGATACTGAATTGAAAGAGTATTGCCAAAAGAATGGAATTTTATTGGAAGCTTATAGCCCTCTCGCTCATGGACAAAAGTTGGAAGATTCGCGTCTAACGAAAATAGCAAATCGTTACCATAAGTCGAATGCGCAAATACTCATTCGTTGGTCTCTACAAGCAGGGAATGTTGTGATCCCGAAATCTATCAATCCGACTCGTATTAAAGAAAACGCGGATGTTTTTGATTTTGTTTTATCGGAAAATGATATGAAAGAGATTTCTTCTTGGAACGAAAACTTTCGAACTTGTTGGGATCCTACCACCGTTGAGTGA
- the xerA gene encoding site-specific tyrosine recombinase/integron integrase — MTLPALEVQIPDHFPQAMADLFRSYRTYLKIEKNYSEHTLFAYLRDLKFFFEFCLKEEIDILSVDVLDVRAYFSDLKSAKKQDKRTQSRKLSSLRTFYKFLFREEKIGANPILQVSFPKTKKKLPKNFTPIETEDILDYENGEKAEVLGKRDKAIVEVLYSTGLRVFELVNAKLSDLNEELTTLKVMGKRQKERFVFIGEEAQVALREYLQERGTSGPEEIFLNQRGGKLTTRGIRYILSERRTVMGMEKAITPHKFRHTFATDLLNAGADIRAVQELLGHASLSSTQVYLSVSRDRLKEVYRNAHPHAKK, encoded by the coding sequence ATGACCCTGCCAGCTCTTGAAGTCCAGATTCCCGACCACTTTCCCCAAGCCATGGCTGACCTCTTCCGAAGTTACCGAACCTATTTAAAAATTGAGAAAAACTATTCGGAGCATACCTTATTTGCTTATCTCCGCGATTTAAAATTTTTCTTTGAGTTCTGCCTGAAAGAGGAAATCGATATTTTGAGTGTGGATGTTTTGGACGTGAGAGCTTATTTTTCCGATTTGAAATCAGCCAAAAAACAGGACAAAAGAACACAAAGCCGTAAACTTTCTTCTTTGCGAACTTTTTATAAATTTTTATTTCGGGAAGAGAAGATAGGTGCCAATCCCATCTTACAAGTCAGTTTCCCAAAAACTAAAAAGAAGTTACCAAAAAACTTCACACCCATTGAAACGGAAGACATCCTAGATTACGAAAATGGTGAAAAAGCAGAAGTTTTAGGAAAACGAGACAAAGCCATTGTTGAAGTATTGTATAGCACTGGCCTACGCGTATTTGAGTTGGTGAATGCCAAGTTAAGCGATTTAAATGAGGAGCTTACCACACTCAAAGTCATGGGAAAAAGACAGAAAGAACGTTTCGTGTTTATTGGGGAAGAAGCACAAGTTGCTCTCCGAGAATATTTACAAGAACGAGGAACTTCTGGCCCAGAAGAAATTTTTCTCAACCAACGTGGTGGCAAACTAACCACACGTGGGATTCGATATATTTTGTCTGAACGTAGAACTGTGATGGGGATGGAAAAAGCCATCACTCCCCATAAATTTCGACATACCTTTGCTACAGATCTTTTGAATGCCGGTGCTGACATTCGCGCCGTACAAGAGTTACTTGGTCATGCCTCATTGTCATCAACACAGGTTTACTTAAGTGTATCGAGAGACCGGTTGAAGGAAGTATATCGGAATGCACACCCTCATGCGAAGAAATAG